The following nucleotide sequence is from Columba livia isolate bColLiv1 breed racing homer chromosome 13, bColLiv1.pat.W.v2, whole genome shotgun sequence.
TATTACATCACCATATGCACTTCAGAAATGTCTGTGTTTATGTCAGTTCCAAACAAATACTGCCAAACTGGATTTCCCCTTGTTTCTTCTCTATGGGCGTGCATGAACCTCTATTCTAATTGCATGTGGTTTTACTGCTCCTGAAATGTATAGAGATGGCTGTACTTTATAAAGGCATATTTTGTAAAGGGCTTTGGCACAAAGACTCTTTATGAATCTACGGCATTAGTAAGAAGTGGCTTTCACATCAAGAAAAAGTTTGGAGAGGCCAGTTTCAATCAAAGACTCCAGGACATCAATATGTCTCTAAACAAGCTCTGCCTGAGTGTGAGAGACAAGTCGTGAGTATAAGATAATACTCCCAGCCTGCCCTCAGGAGATGTGTACTTGCGGTACTTGCTGTGCTTTACCACACTCTCCCCTCTGGCTATAAAAGAACACAAGCTCTGCTTcacaatttaataataataataataataataataataataataataataataataataataataataataataatatcatcaccatcatcatcatcaccatatCTCAGAAATACACATCTCTTACCGGAGACAGACTGGCTTCCATTTCAGTCAAATTCCACTCACTCAAAGATAAATTGGGATTAAAGACCTGTTGGCAGAAAAATCCAATTAGGGCTCTGGTACCCtcagctcctgccctgcctgtcTGCTGGAGTTGGTGGCTCTGCTGGCAGGGATGCCAGAAGGCAACACCAGCCTGTGCCTTGGCTGCTGGGACATGTCACCCGAAGCTCCAGGCAAAGGCTCGTGTGTGTGGATGTGTAGCAGAGCCAGAACATCCAGGGATGTTGCAGACACGAGTTCTGATTTGGAGCCTTGCTGCCTGCCAGCGGAGGGACAGCACAGGCACCTGGTGCCACGTTGAAAACCAGGGCAGCTCTTTGTGTCACCACACATGCAAGCCCAGCCCTTTTTTTTGCTGCTCTTGGGTCCTAGGACACTTCCAGACTcatgtgatattttaaaagtgttccAAAATGCAGTAGCAGAGGGCAGATTGCTGCTGCATCATTGCCTCAGTGGCAATTTCTTGAGACGTCTGAGCAATCTGGGAAAAGGAGCTGTTGGTCTGGGGCACAGTTTTATGTTTCATTCTCACTCTTGTGACGTTCAGttgcacagagagagagaaaagtgtGTCAGTATACGAAAACACCTCctaatgagaaataagaaacagaaaccaATGGAGCCAGTGATAGAGCAGGCCATTAGAAAAGCTTTCCGTAAAGTCAAAATCAATCACAGACACTTGGGAACTCGCTTTAGGAGAATAagattgattttcttttttaaaaaagctttttcattcCTGTTTATCCGTGTAAGTTTACCATGTGTCTGTATCTGAAGTACCTCCCCAAGGGAGCATATCTTTGACATATAGGTTACTTTCACTACATACAGTTATATGATTATTGGCAAAAACCCTTCCTATACTAACTATATGTATGAGGAGAGAGTGAAAAAAGCCACCACTCATTCTGAGAGAAAAGTGACCTGAGAACTGCAGACAGATAAATATCTCAGCAAAGAGAAACTTTGGCATCAGTTACACTTCTCAGAACATGAGGAAGTGGGGCAGGTTGTAGAGCTAAACACAATCTAGGAGTATCTAagatgcaaaatatacaaaaaataaactaatcCACCCAAAGTAAGTACAGAACTAGCTAGAGTTGTATTAAACCTATTTTATGCAAATGTGCTAGGTCTCATGATGTTATCTTTACCAAATGTGTCATGTTTTGTGCTCCTAGAAGCTCAAAGATGTATATTTTTcataagaaatatatataaaaaaatcatcatttaaAGTCTGAAATCCTGCCAGGTCCTATGAGCAGGTCAAAAGCAGAGCTGTGACTCTGTTTGCAGGGTGTGACAGATGAAGTGTCACACCAGAAGATGCAGAGCGTGGTCTATCTGATATACAGCCCGCTGGGTATCACACAACCGTTCCCCTCTGCCGCCCCCGACACTCACATCCAAGAGGCTGGCGGGCTCCAGGCCGTACTGCTGGCtcctcagcaggagctgcagcccttCCACGCTCCAGTCGGTGCCCTCCAGCGGGTCTGAAATATCTGTTCTGAGGAAACACAAGCAGAAATATTGCCACCAGTAAGCTTTGCATAAATACATATGGAAAGCAGGACCGAGCAGCCTTCCAACATGAGGTTTATGCTCTAAATCTCATTTTGAAAACCAAGAGCCCCCTGTCAGCCTGGGTTTATGCCATTTCATTTGGATTAATCCCAGAAATACAACCAAGCAGAGTGCAGAGGGGACTGGGCTGATGGTAAAACGAGTGAGACTGCTCCTCTCCTGAGTGATGTGTGTGGTTTGGGGATGGACAGTCTATGCGCATCTCCTCAACACTGGGaaaattaaagcttttcttaGAGGAGATCCCTCTAGAGAGGCACTTGGTATCCAGAAAAGGCTGCATCCCTATCCTTGTGGGTCCAAGATGGCTGAATTACTATTAATTAAAGTTTTTTAATGGAGTGACTTGTACCTGCAGGCATTCAGCCTGCAGGTTGCATTTACCAGAGAAATTGAGATAAAGGAGCAAAAGTGAGGCCCTGCTGGGTTTAACCTCCccaaaaagctattaaaaattcTCTTCAAATCTGGAGTCtttaaaatcaaatgttttttcttctaataaaatgctttaaagtagCCAGTAGGTTTCAGAAGGAGGAATTTGGTTCTCTGTAAAGACCCAAGGGGAAAGAGAACTGATAACTCTGCTGAGTGTGAGGTCTTTACCGTGAGTCCTCCTCacattgctgctgttgccatgAAGAACAAATTCTGCAGTCAACTTCACTTTCCTGCTGCTGGTGGAGCCTGCTGTGCACTCACCCGTGACGCTGGTGCTGGTGGGAGTTCAGCCTCACAGCCCCAAAGGCTGCTCATCCAGCTCGTCCCGTGGCTGTGCCTAATGACACTGGGCTAATCCCCCTCGCAAGAGGACACCATTCTTGGGGTGACTGTCACATGCAGGCTACTTGCATGCTCTGGCTTCAGCATGACGACACCTCCATCCATTTGTAACAGACTTGAACACAAGCTCACAACTCTCCATCCCTCTGAGTGACCTCACTTGTAATTTCATGATTTTAAGGTATGATTTTATACCCTTTTATAAagccttgctttggactgcctaGCCTTTTACTGAGCCCCTCCAGCTCAAGAAGAGAAGCACAGCAAGACAGCTACTTTTTGTGGGGTTTCGCTCTTAGTCAGAGATGGGGAAGCTGAGATCTCTTGCAGCGTCAGTTCCCCAGTACCTCTCCAGAATGTGGCTCACATGATGGTGCCACAGTGCCTGGCTGCCCTCTGAAGACAGACCTAGCTCTGACTCAGGAAAGTCACCTTGGAAAGGTGGtaggaggagctgcagagggagAACAGACTACAGAGAAAAGTCTATTTGACTTCACAGCAAGCCTGGGCCTGATAAATGCTTGGATGTCTTCTCAAATACATGCCCTACTATAGAGTGGAGGTTACAATGATGACAGACTGTCACTTTCACACTGTCTGCATGTTAGCACACAAGTGACACCTTAATTCACTGCAGAGAGGCAGACAAATATTTCCTCATAATTATGTAACTGAAGactcaacaaaacaaacaacagaggGCACACAAGCTACTGGAGGTGCAGTACAGTCTGGTGGCCTGAAAGTCTGGAGTCATGGACGCTAGTCTGGGCTCCAGCTTTCACTTGGACCTTGAGCAAATCTCTCTCACTGCAGAAAGCCTCTTCCCATTCCTATGACTCTGATGCACATGGTCTGTCAGGTTTTCCTCTGTTGGGTCCTTCAAGCAAGTCATCCACAGACCCTCTACAACTGTGAACTGTCCCGTGGGCTTCAAGGGTCCTCTAAGCAGGTGCCACAGGTGCAGGATGGAGCTCACTGGGCTGCATTAAGTGACTTAAAATTGCTAATAGGAAGAGAGGGCCACGAAACATGCATGGCCACAGTTCTCCCTCACTCCCCTCACCTGTCCAGCAGTGCCCTTCTGCCTCTTCTCTCAGGTGGTTGTGAGGTCCCTGGTGGGGCTGCACCACAGCTCCCTTTGCCCTCCAAAACCGACTGAACCATGGCCACTGGCAGCACAGGAGGCTCAGAGCAAGCCCGGCAGCCTGGCAGGGGGACATCAGGCTCAGCGGTGGCTTTCACTCCAGGGCTGACGGGCTCCTCCTTGATCAGCATGAGGCACTTCTCTCTGTATTGGAGAAAAGAGTTAGCACCACACACACATCTGCTCCACAaagtccctgtgctgctgggaagggCAATAGCACATGGGTTTGCCTCCACTTCCAAACTGCCTCACAGACTCTTTCCATTCTCCTAGATGGGCAAAAGAAACcagcaacctttttttttcttttcagcaagcTCCAGAAACATGCTCAGCTGGAATATCTTCTGTCATTTCATCAGTGACAGCCATAATGAATTTGCCTAATTTGACTGTTTTGTAAATATGGAAAATACACTTCCATGTCTCGATCATTCAGGCTTGAGGGAGGTTAAAGGGTCATTAATCTAGAGAGGTTCTCTTGAAAAAATCTCCACCCTAGACACAGGAAGGGGATCAGGGTCAGTAAGACCTTCCCATGCTGGAGTTACTATTGGACCAGCAAGCACTCTAGAGATCACAGTGACACAGGTCAGGATCTTGTGGTCCCACAGGATTTGGAACAGAAGCTACCAAGATCTGACAATCCCAGTCAGATGTTTTACTCGTTTGGAAGCAGCCATTTGCCTTTTTCCATTGCAAGAGGCACTTCACATTATTCCTAAACAGACATATGAAGTTTTGAACAGTAGCATTTTGTATGTGAAAATCTACTGTGTACTAATTAGAGGAGACTTTGCAGCTCTCAGTGAAACTGCACAACTGGAGCCAAAGTGTCAAAGGCACATAGATCAATAGGGCATGGAAACACATACTGAAAGAATATTATCCCCCGACACTTACAGACTAGCTTTGATGCAAGACAACACACGAGCGTGTCACACATACTGGATGGTATGTGACACGACAAAGCCTTCCTTGGCATTCCTTTCAGATCATCTTCTCATCTCTTGAATTCTAAACTCTCACCAGAAGCTCACGTTGAATTAGGAAGCACCACACTCCTGAACTCATTGGGGCTGTGGCTGGCTCCGATTCCCACACACAGCATAGATTAGAGGCCACCAGAGGGCACTCAGTAATTAGTAGAAATAAACAACTTGAAGGTTATTGTTAaaatttttctgctttagaaaTGGCTTCTAGTTTTTGAtgttgtggtggtttggtttgtttggttttgggtttgtttttgtttttttttaatctggagcTCTTTACATGCTTCTAGCTAATTTTATAGTGATGTTTTCAATGATTATGCAGATTTACAGGCAATTGCTAGAGTATAATTGCCTTGCTTCTACACATGAGAAACTGTTTCCATGATTCATCTGTCTACTTACTTTCCACTGACATATTTGTAGCTATTCTGCTGCTGGCCCTAAACATACTGCCTGTCTGTGGCAGGAAGAGATAAGCACTGAAATATCTCTGCATTCAGCTCTTAAGTTGCTGGGatcttttcacagaaaagttGTCAAACATCGGAAGTTGTTGTGATGCAACCTTTCTGTTCTCATGAGCAGAAAGATGTACAGTTtgattctgtttcttctttgtcaaaaccaaaaggaaacttcctttctctctcaaCAAACCCAAGTGTTAGTATCTCTATTTGATaaaggctgaggcagctgctgtCTTGAGaacaaaatataaagaaatacgGGATACTTCTCAAAGAGGTGAGTGGAAGTTCTCAGCATGAACACTGTGACTTTGTTTTGAAAGTTATGCTGTTACCATTCCTCCCTAATTCTGGAAATCTGACCCACACtacaaactggaaaacaatATTCCAGCCCACCATCTCTATAGAGATTTGCAAATCAGACAGAAATTTTGGTAGAATTACAGCCAGAAAAAAACTCTTTTGAAGTTACATGTGTCCACACCTAACTCTCTGTTTTTTAATCACAAACATGTTTACCTGTCATTTTCAGGAGGGGATTGCATATTTATTATGTTCGATGGTGATGCTTCAGTAACATCAGATATGATGGGTCCTCCAGCAATTGCAGGGCTGTTTAAGCAAGAGGCAGGTTCTGCTGATGGctaagaggaaagcaaaaatcaTGTAGATTTATCCTTCTGAGGACCAGAACAAGTCCAAGGCCCTGTCTGAGACAGTTAAGAGTTTACTCACTGTGCCCTTGAGTCCTCCTTGTATGGAAACCATACTATACCTACTATACAACATTATAATTTCCTCTGGTCTTTCCTCCAGCCACACAGATATGCAggtataaaataaacagcatgaCTGAAGTGTCAGCTACTGTAAAGTTTTACCATGTCAGATATTTTGCCTAGACTGTTTAGCTTCCTCTGGAGAGAAAGATCCAATACAGCCCATCATGGGACTATGGGTCTCTCATGCCAGCTCAAGTATTTTAACTGCATGACATGTCCCGTGCCTGGTGTCTGCTTTGGTGGGTTAGGGTGAGGATCCCCCAGCGACTGCAAAAATCTGGCTTTGCTCAGAAAGATCATAGTACCTGCTTCTAGAACATAGTTCTTCCTCTCTGCCCTTGCGATAGAGCCAGGCTGGCGTAACACCATGGAGAGTTTGGGGTGTGGGGTCTGCCCTCCCTCCCACATGAACACCCCTCCCTGAAACAAGGGAGCTGAAGAAATACGAGATGTCACTTGGCTTTGCAAGCCTATCATCTGCTTCATTGCTAAACTCTCATCAAACCATTTATTCTGTAATTGGTATTATTGCTTCAAACGGTTTTCCACCCTGGCCAAAGAAATTCCACAAAGCTCAGAGGCCGGTGTAAACCTACCGACTGTATGAAATAGGGTTCATGGAGGGGGTCTGTAGACAAATGCCGGCTGAACTTGGACACTTGTGGAGCTGAGATGCCATTGTCAAGCATCAGAGGTCTGTGAAGAGAAACAGGTTTGTTTTCCCAGCACATACTCACTGGTTTCTGGTTGCTCATATAATAAATGTCTCTCAACtaaaggtttttttcccctgggtgCTCTGTTTTTCCTCAGCTGTAAGGTACTGTCTTGTCCAGTGTtatgaagaaggaagggaaacaaCCGTTTTGGAGGAGGTCACCATGTAAAAAGGGCATTAGCCATATAGACAGGGGACAGTCTGGGTTTTCCATATCTTATTTGAAAGATGGAAGTAAAATAACAAATTCAATTCATATTTTGAATTGAACAAATTcaattcatattttcttctaatgGCTAGTAGTTTCAAGCTCTAAATTGGATGCTCAGCTTGTTTAACTGTAGGTAGCTGGTCTGAAATTCTTACTGCAATACTGGGAATCAGCTCCCTCACACTCAGTGCCTCTTTGGCAAAGCTATATCTCCATCCACAGCACTGCATAAAAGGAACCCGTGCCATTTGCTAACTAAGTAATAAAGCGGGGGagacacaaaacaaagcaaagcctAAACTCATTGCATAcaggcttttaaaatactgtcagGCTTTTACAAATGGCCACTGCCAACAAGAAGCAGGTCTGTGTGCTGGGTCCTATAGCAGGAGTGCTTTGTATTTAGTAATGGTTTAAGACAAGAGAAATTGAAGCCACAAACAAGAACActgacaaagaaaattaacttccTTGAGCAGCCATTCTTGGGAAGTCCGTCTCCTTTCTCTGAGGTATGGGGAAGTTTCTGAGTTGCAAAAGGCTACCAGGTAATAGAGGTGGGAAGTGGAGGCAGGTCCCTGCCCTCAGCCTGAGCCACAAAGGCAAATTCCTCTTAGTAGCCCCTCTCCACTCTTTAGATCACAAGCACCATAGAACAAGAAATACTTGGCTGCTCTCCTGGAAGGCACTAAGCTTCCTAATTCAAGCTCTTCTATTCTTCTATTCACTTTCCTTGAAGAACTTATTTATGACTTTAAAGATAGCCCTTAGCTAAAATCTTTGTCCACCTTTCTCTCTGTAAGGCCTGCAGGTTACATGCCACTGAACCAGTGTCGGACACATCCCCCATTCACTGTCTGTGGGTCAAACTAAAGGTGCCTGCGGGCTGtctgggctcagccctgctccCACTGATGACAAGCAGCAAAACTGGAACCTGTAGGACCAGCAGTGGGGTCCTGCCCTTTAGCCTCCCACGCGTTAGTGTTCCCATCTCCCATCACTCCCTGTGTTCCCCAAATAAAGGTCACGAGCTGACACGGTGCTTCTCTAAAGACCACTGAATGGGGCATGTCAGCAGGTCTGACTCGGCAGTTCAGGCCATTCATTTCCCATCACCATGGTGCCCTGGTCCGGTGACCGCCTGCCTGGGCAAGCTGAGCTTGTGCTTTTAGTGAAGGGGCAGCATTATGCACCCGTGAGCATGTGTGCACCACACAAGGGTACTTACAGTTTCCTCTTtatcccagtgctgctggggctggattGGAGCTGGCCAAACAGAAACTGAATCAGCTGTCAGGAGAGATCAAAATCTGGTGTTAATCAGCAGAGTGATTCAGCACTCCCTGCACTCACAGCCATTCTTATCCCACGCATTCCTCCCTCCCAGCGCCACCCCAAAGCTGGGAGCAGCCATGAAATACAGGAACCAAAGTGCATGAGGCATCGAAGCCTGAAACAGAATTAAGCTTTCCAAGAATTCAAACGACCTGCCTGGCTTTCAAGAAACACGGCCAGGTGCCTGCTTTGTGCAAGGGCTGCTGGGTGGTCAGCATTTTCTCTCTCCAGCTCTGTGCATGCTAAACTCCAGCTAGCCCTACTAGACTTTGGAATCTGCCTGTGAAGTGCACAGGCAAACATTCCCAGGCCTGGAGTTAGACAGGCTTTATAAAGTCTGATAAAGACTTTGCAAGTGAAAGATGCAACCCCCTATAGGGGTGACTCTGGATGGAGGCCTTAGCACTTTCAGTTGAATGTTTCAGCCCAGTGCAATTCTGTGTTGATACACCAGGACACTAAAAACAATACAGGGTGCCTTTGGAGAGGAATCACTTAGCAACATACTCCCAGGTCAGCTTGAGCCTAATGCTCTGTTTTGACCTCCAGACAAAGAGagcattattattatatatCACAGCTGTCTCTTACTCATAGCTCAATGTAACAAAATAGAGTTGCATAAATGCCTCTACAATGAGTGGTGTGGCTGGTCCAGCCTCAAAGCTGGATGAAGGTTTGAAGCCTCATGCGTTTCCACCCAGTCCCATGACCCTGTGATGCCACGTGTGTGTCAGAACGTGGCTCTCAGGGGGCGCGGGAAACGTGACATGCTCAGTCACATCAGCACCATCTGGGAATCACTGGAGAGGCCTTTTCTAGCATGGTTCATGCTAGATTTTAAG
It contains:
- the HSF4 gene encoding heat shock factor protein 4 isoform X2, which codes for MQDSPSSLVMDGYSSNVPAFLTKLWTLVEDPETNHLICWSTNGTSFHVFDQGRFAKEVLPKYFKHNNMASFVRQLNMYGFRKVVNIEQGGLVKPERDDTEFQHLCFLQGHEHLLEHIKRKVSVVKSEETKMRQEDLSRLLYEVQILRSQQENMECQVQDMKQQNEVLWREVVSLRQNHSQQQKVINKLIQFLFGQLQSSPSSTGIKRKLPLMLDNGISAPQVSKFSRHLSTDPLHEPYFIQSPSAEPASCLNSPAIAGGPIISDVTEASPSNIINMQSPPENDREKCLMLIKEEPVSPGVKATAEPDVPLPGCRACSEPPVLPVAMVQSVLEGKGSCGAAPPGTSQPPERRGRRALLDRTDISDPLEGTDWSVEGLQLLLRSQQYGLEPASLLDVFNPNLSLSEWNLTEMEASLSPFIFLHQDAATHSGSGEECN